The sequence ACTTCCACATATTCTCTGGCGTCAATAACTGTTCTGACGTCGAGCCCGAAAATAAAAACGAAATTAATTCTTGCTCGCGCCCAAGCAACGAGATTAAGTCCGACAAGGAGAACAAAAATAACCGGAAGCGAGAGAGCCGCATAGACTTGAAGTAGGGAGTGCCACTCTGGTACTTGCTCCCTCACTTCTGCCTGAAGCACTATTGAATTCCTATTAGAGTATTCTCGGGAGAATGTGCCCGAAGCACTCACAGCGGTACAACGCCATCCCTAGAGCAGGTATTGACAGGCCGATCCAGGTACCGGACCGGAAGGTACTATAATGGTGGGTGGACGTGCGGGGACTAGCGCGAAGTCTCCCCCTTGCCTTTTTCTCGTCCCCTTGAGCTAATTATCGGCCGAATATCAGTGCTCCTATCAAGGAAGCTCCATATAAATCTTACCAAATTGGCTAGCATAGATTTTCTCCACTTCCTTGAGGAGTCTATCGCAGGTCTCGCCCGATGTGAAATCACGACCTTCAATTCTTTCGCGCGTATACTGCTCTTGAACCCCCATCTGCGGAGCAGGCCAATTAGCTCACCCAGGCTACTGAAAGCGAATAATACGTACTTTGGTGATTTTGTCAAACTTTTTTAGTGCTATAGTGAGATAAGTACAAAACGGATTTTATGTAAGGATTAAAGCCAACCTTTACGAAACCCTGTAACATTCAGAATCTGACCGAACCTTAGTATGTATGCGGTAGCAACAACTTGTTGGTGCACTTACTCGGTAGTTCTGCAAGTACTCCAGGCCTCTGCTCAGAATATTAGCCAAGAATAACATTATGGGAAGTTATGACTATACCTGTAAAACTCCAAGATTGCCCTTTTCAGCTTCCCCTTGGCACGGCGGTACGCATCTGGATCGTGCGCAGCTCGATCAACATGTGCCCGCTCACGGGAACCAGTTCGAGATCCACCCGAGTTGTCTGCAGAACTCGTCGCTTTTGGACGCCGAGGTGCACTAATCGTGCCAAAGACCGACAAGACCCCTGGCCAAGCGCCATCATTGGATTCCTGCACAGGTCGATTAATAACCTACACATTATTCAAGCCCGGACGTACATCAAGCAGCTTCTTATGTCCACGAAGCTCTTCCAACTGCTCCCTGAGAGCATTCACTCTCAGAACGGCCTCTTTTTCACGGTCTTTGTAGAACTTGTCAACCTACGATAGAATTGAGATTGACTACCGAAATAACATATTCAGTGGTCTCACCTTTTCAACCTCCTGGTGCAATGTTCCAAAGAACTCGAGCTCGACTGGATTCAAAGATGATAATATGTCATCGATCGTAGAGGGAAGCCGGGCTGAGTGAAGTGTGTCTAATAGTCGAGTTCAAGATGTTTGAATACAAGAATACAATAACTGCACTTACCACGGCGTTGGCGCGTGAGGGTGAATCGCCTAAAACCGCTCAACGAGATTCTCGGAGTCTTTGGTGCTTGTGCCGGGGGTGCTTCAGCAGTATTGATAGGCGGTACATCACGGTGAGTGTATTTCAAAAATTCCGCTTGCTGCATACTGGCGCTACGGTTTGACATGGGTGGACGCTGTTTCGGAGTTGAATGTCAGTATTTCTGTGCCTGGAATTAGCTGGAAGTAACACTTGCCCTGATGTTTCCGGCAAACGCTCTGGTTGGGAGCGACTTGCGTCGACCGAGGTCAGCGCCGGTTGCACTTCCCCTTTCCTCCTTGTCAATAAGGTCTTCCTCCGGCTGAGGTTCCAAATATTTCATCGGAGGTGGAAGTTCCAAGTCTTGGAGAGAATCTTGACTACTAGCATTTAGAGGAATTGATTTCCTCTTGTCCGCAGGAGTGTCCGCTCGACTCGGGATTGGGCTAAGGTCCGATGTGGCCAATGGCGCGTACTCCTCAGGATCAAGTAGGTTCTTAGGAGTGGTGTTGCGAAAAGCGTTTGCAGGGCTACTTCGAAGAATCGAAGCGGCAGAACCCATGACCCTTATTGGCGTCTTGCTGACAACACTGGGAGCCTCTTGGGTTGGAGGATTGGCCTCATAGTAATGTTTGATAGTGGATAACTTGCATTTGAGTAGCTGATAATCGCTGTAATATAGTTAGCATCAGACTCATGAATTAATACAGTAGCTCACAGGTATGCCCTTTTCCATTCTGGTATCTACACGAGCTGAACTGAACTTCAGTCATCACACGAATAACAGTTGAATGACAAACCTGAGTCTCTTCGAGATATCTGGGAAAATGGAGGTCAATTGGGACTGGGACGGATGAATACTAAGACTAAGCATACCTGGCAAACTTCATCTTGCTAAGAAAAGTCGCAACGAGCTTGTCAACGTGTACCCAGATACGAAAAGGTGTGCACACGACCCGAATTTACTTTTATATAAGCTGACCGCCCAATATGACATCGAAGCCACTGACATGGGGTTTCTCGCGTCATCAAGAACTGCCTCTTTCAGTTTGGCGCAGCCTCGATTTCTCAATGCGTTGGCTTGGCAAAGCTTCTCCAATGAAGATTGTGGCAGGGTAGTACGCCAAGCTTCAGTCGGCGTCAATAGAAGTACAAGTTTGTTGGTTTTGGAGTATGCGCCATTGATCGAGCACCCCGAGGATGCGATCCATATGCATTTGTCTATTGTATGGATGCGCGCAGGGTACACACAATCCCATGTTCTCCTGTAATAGAATTGAATCCAGGATCATCCATCTGGCATGATCCTTTAGGCCTTGAAAACAAGTTGTATCTGCAACCCTTGAAAAATAAATTATGATTAAGATACAGGCGCAACAACCCGAGTCTCAAGCAGCCTGTAGAAGTCAGCGACATTTTCAAATATGCACGAGAGCCGGAAATAAACCATAATGATCAATTTCGTATTTTGTACAATGGCTTATCAGAGTATCGAGGCAACCAAGCTCACCAATTTTGCTACAGGAGCTACAGCTCCGCTATTCGGAAGATGGGAACGGTGGCCTAACATACACTGCCCGAATACCATCGATAACGCCATGTTCCAATCTCCACATCAAGTGGCGTCCAAGGTAGTTGCGGTCCACATGAGGCCGCCAAGCCATGACTGAGATATGCTTTTCTTATGCCAAGCAGCTCGCAAGTGGTGAAAGTCACATCGTGACATGCTTTAGATACCAAATCATACCAAACCGAGCGGTAAATGTGTATTGTCTCTCTGGTGCGAAATCCAGAACAACCGGATTTACCCAAAGAATGATTTCAGTTAATTACTTCCAGCCAAACTCAGATGTACAAGCGGAAGCAACGTATATAATTACTAACCCGTGAAACACTACAGCTGCATATCGACTCGGATATAGTGGCGGAGTCCTCGATCAATTACGAGCAACCTGCGCCACTCCGCCCTCACGCGGATTCGGCGCCAATTTTGTCTCTGGGTTCCGTAAGTTCTCCAGACCAAGCCGTCAGTACTCACTTCTTACTTGTTGGCCTTTTTATTATTGCCGGCCGAGATTGAAAGGCCCATTATACATTAGCAACTTGGCAAGTGTGACAGTGCACTAGAACGACGAAATAATTGTTATTTCAACCTTTGCCTAGATAATTGTCTGAATAAGTGTTTCTTGGCCTATCAACCCAATCTCCTGTAGTAATACAGTGTCTACCAAGTAGCCAATATCTTATTTGCACGCATATAACCATACAATGTATACAATGGGTGTATGTATATTTGATCGAAGTTGCCGGTCAATGGGTGTTGCCTTTCACCAATGATAAATAGCATACTACCAAGTCGAAGTGGTTTCGAAGGATTGTATTGCCGGACATCAGAAAACAAGCTTATCTCCTCCATGCCATTCGTATTTAGGCGCAATACACTCCAAAACGCGAGTGAAACTCACAAAGGGCATCCTAAAGTTCCCAGATTC comes from Rhizoctonia solani chromosome 4, complete sequence and encodes:
- a CDS encoding xenotropic and polytropic retrovirus receptor 1; the protein is MKFARYLEETQIPEWKRAYLDYQLLKCKLSTIKHYYEANPPTQEAPSVVSKTPIRVMGSAASILRSSPANAFRNTTPKNLLDPEEYAPLATSDLSPIPSRADTPADKRKSIPLNASSQDSLQDLELPPPMKYLEPQPEEDLIDKEERGSATGADLGRRKSLPTRAFAGNIRASRPPMSNRSASMQQAEFLKYTHRDVPPINTAEAPPAQAPKTPRISLSGFRRFTLTRQRRDTLHSARLPSTIDDILSSLNPVELEFFGTLHQEVEKVDKFYKDREKEAVLRVNALREQLEELRGHKKLLDESNDGAWPGVLSVFGTISAPRRPKATSSADNSGGSRTGSRERAHVDRAAHDPDAYRRAKGKLKRAILEFYRGLEYLQNYRILNVTGFRKALKKFDKITKMGVQEQYTRERIEGRDFTSGETCDRLLKEVEKIYASQFAQGDEKKARGRLRASPRTSTHHYSTFRSGTWIGLSIPALGMALYRLLQAEVREQVPEWHSLLQVYAALSLPVIFVLLVGLNLVAWARARINFVFIFGLDVRTVIDAREYVELPSFLFATLAYAFCISFTMTGSEIISPTKWPIVWVGLALVTIFNPLPIFHRSARAWFLRTFGMLFLSGTRRVEFADFWLGDQLCSLVYTMSNLYFLICAYVDQWERIEARCQLEQHWTVPLVLSTIPFIIRFVQCVRRYFDSKHGHHLVNAAKYVASIVYYVTYYVWRYNDMEYDLHLAIFILFATISSVFGAYWDYTMDWSVLKVQGIKYKFLRKELAYPGWIPVYYIAIIANTLIRFSWVGYIPRGGPPITTRSFIIAVFEMIRRVQWNFLRLENEHIGNADQFRVTREIPLPYAFPCEAESDDEEGSPRSSRQSRRSKEGGVGLEK